gacattcttggaatatactttgCGCGTGAGCTCTAGCAATAAAATCAGCATcctttctccctctatctgttttgattatctgacgggtcaaacagagcgagaaaacatgctcattttgtttcttggaaccactcgcacgcaccgcatatctcGCATGACTACCGTGATGATCTCCGACCGATaaaatgtcatgaccaagtgactgaccaagagttggttgcacacaatgtcaccaagcatgtgatggtcacaccaactgtttgaggctcgcctctgatcttcgcagtagagctcgtgacgctgagatgattttgtttcagccagaatttgttatgactatgtcagtgacattttgcaaaattgatcacagcaaaaaaaaaaaatcgtgatatagtgactgaccaagcgatggtcccaaacatgtcatgagcatgtattagtcacaccaatcgttctgagtatcacctctgattatcacaattgagtacgtgacgctgatatggtttttgtttcagtcagatttttttatgacagtgatagtgacattttgcagcactgacaTAGACAAATGATCCCATTACTTCCGAGCAGCTCAATCACAAGTAGCATACCacagcaatttttttttacatgaatAGAAACCAATTCTTAGGCAATGCGGCCGAAGCCGttctttctgaataaaaaaaaagaaaaccaattcCCATCCCTGCTAAATGCACCGTGAAACGCGGTCATTGGCATTAGTTGAGGCGCAAAATTAATAACACAGTCACACAATCCGGCACTTTCCCATTTGTTtccattaaaaacaaaaccccaccATTACGATTTGTGAAATGGGGAAAGCATGTTCTGTACAGTTacacttacatacacacacatgcagttGGTGCATCATTGAGCGAACTGGAACTGCGGAcacacagaacagaacaaaTAGACCGAACGGTGTCCGCCAAAAGGGACAAGCGAACCCACGTTGGGTGTTGATAACCGGGTACTTTATTGTAGGTGTCAGGGAAATGCACTTTGCTCCCGGGTGTGTCATCCCGGGCGTGTGCGGAGGTTAAACGAGCCCGAGCTCCCGGAAGCGGAAGCACAAAAATGGTGTACAATGCAAACAACCATTTGCTCTTTGCCCCGTTTGCTGTTTGTCGTgcagtttttgttgtgtgcttttgtgCAGTGTGTTGCATTACAAAACCCCCTAGTCAGAGTCTTTAGTCGTAGGTCGCGATCCTGGCCGTGGCTACTGTGTTACGATACATGCAAGttatgcatgcatgcatgcataaCCAGAAAGTGCAGGATGATGAGTGGGCATGTTTGTGTCGAGGTTCCATTAGCCGTTGCGTTTGGAGACTTTCCCGATGCAGTGCTGCGTCTACCGGCAGCTTCCTGCTGATGCTGGCgttatttgcatatttattgCAACGGctacccacatacacacacgtttgATGATGTGCAAACTCTGTTCGCTCGCTTTATCCTTTTCCTGTGGGCAATCTAGCAAACCCCCGGTATGCCCGTTACGGTCGATTTAATCAACTCACTTGGCGGGCGGTGAAAGGAAGGCAAAACATCTTGATTATGATTGTGCAATCGAACGTACCGTGCAGCGTGCGGATGGTTTTATCGCCCAATTTTACCGCTTTACCGCACTGCGTTTGGTTTTGAAAAAACGTGTTTCATCTTTCACCCTGCAAGGTGTTCGACATACTGTGGAGCGACCCGCAGCACACCGAGGGCTGCCGGCCGAACTCGTTGCGCGGAGCGGGCACCTACTTCGGACCGGACGTCACTAGCAAGTTCCTACAGCGCTACAAGCTCCAGTATCTCGTCCGCTCGCACGAATGCAAACCGGACGGGCATGAGATCATGCACGGTGGCAAGGTAAGGTACCGTGCGGCGTGTTACATCGGAAATCTGAAGTGTCTGAAGGatggttgattgattttcctcgccctcttcctctctctctctctctgtctctgtttCGCCATCGCAGGTCATTACTATCTTCTCCGCATCGAACTACTACGAGATTGGCTCGAACAAGGGTGCCTATCTGAAGCTGGATCCGCAGCTGGACACGCACTTCGTGATGTACACGGCGGCCGCCTCCAAAACGCGCAAGCTCACGTTCCGCCAGCGGGTGGGGCTGGTGGAAAGCTCGGCCCTGCGGGAGCTGGCAGCGAAGCTGCGCGAGCGGCGGATAGAGCTGGAGCGGGAGTTCAAGTCGCGCGATCCGGAAAACAAGGGTAAGTAGGGGAGTGTTTGGCCTGGAGGAGACTCGCCCGTAATCAGTGCAATCAGCAGCATAAGGATGGGAAGGACGGAAAGAAACTGGATGGCAGGTGAATTCAGCCAAGGTGGAACGGATACGGCTGAGCTGTGTGAGCCTGTCAGTGTCAGCCGGGGTGCCGAGGCATTATCGTGTAAAGCCACAAGTTTATGGCAGCTATTGGATGGGTTCGAGATTCACATTCTCGTCACGGTGGTTAGCACCGCTCGGAACGAAGGAACAAAAAGTAGTACAACGTATATTTACGAGACTTATCTCATCTCGGGGCGTTCGTCGTTTTGTTCCGCCGATAGTGTCCAAACAAAACCAGATCTCAACGTGCTCGGGCTGGCCCTTTTTGTTCGTGGACTGTGATATCTTTCCGtactttgtgtttgtgtggctgtgtgtgttacaaagagagaaagagcgtcATTGCACAAAAACAGCAAGCAAGACTCTCCAGCCGTCCGAATGTCCCGGTACATCCAATGGAGAAGAAAAGATTACCTAAACGGCAGGACGTGACATGTTGAGGACAGGATTGAAAAGATTTATCGCACCAAGGGTTTTTTTCCCCGTTGCTTCGGCAATGTGATAGTTTGGtcgttttgttcttttgtgtgtgtgtgtattacaTCGAACAAAAACTTGAAGAACATTCCAACTCCCCGTAGAGTTACTTCCCTCTTCCCTGGAGGGATTGGTTCGAAGCTGTCGGGCGCAACGGGCAACGGGTATCTCAAAATTGATGACTTCAAGACTCGAGGAGGGATGAATGGGATAAAACAGGAAGAGGAAAAAGGCGTGCGGAATTTATGATTGTCGATAAAATGTCATTTTCAACCATCTTGAAGCGAATTGGAGTTGGTAAGCTTCCTGGGCTGCAGATTCCATGGTCAGAAAACGGGCGCGAAAACCGCTACCAAAGATGCGTCATTCGTCATTCGGTTGAAGGAAAAGGTGCTGCTCGGTAGGTCGACAAAATACCTCCAGCCAGATTCTGTGTTCGTGTAAATCCCGCTGCTCCCGGTGAAATGAATAATGTGgatgggaaaataaaacataatccCTCTCCCGATGGCTGCGATGGCTCGGAGGGTCATTGGACACCCGGCTGGACGTTGTCGTAATCTACACCTGACCGGGTTTTAGGGGAGGAGTGGGGAGGTTTCTTATTTGGAACTTACTGCAGAAGCAGCGTAGTGTAGTGTAgcaagaaataaacaaacaacggACCCGAAAATACGCATTTCTTCCTTGCGACACACCGCTCCCGCTCTTGGGGTTGTCCGCAGTCCGGGGGTTTCTGCTTAATTCGGCAGAAATTTTATGACTTTCGCCGGAAATTGCTAGACCAGCGACATTGGAAGGTTTGCAACCAGCTTCGTGGTGGTGTCCCGTTGGGAACACACAACACCATGGGAAGGGCattttgaacctttttttcctctctacAGAACCATTATTAACTTTTTTGCGCTCTTTAGCAGCTTTATTTTGTTGCGGACGGAAGGCGCACAAGTACAAACAGTTAGCAAAGTTACCCGTCCACTCGTTCGTTCCTCGTTTgtccgggttttttttccccatCGGCGACAATGTATTACCGTAGGATCTACTGAACCGTACTGGAAGCCGGGAGAGATCATAAAATTTCCATCAGCGTCGAAGACTAGAACCTCGGTAGTCACCACAGTGAGTGGGTCTTTCTTGCTGCTTGCAAACCCCTCCCGGAGGAGATGTGAAGGGCAGCTTTGATACTCGTCCCATGAAGAAGCCAACCACGACCGGTGAAACACCCTCATTGCTAAATCATTTCCCGTGGTTCTCGTTCTCGTGCGTAGAAGGGTTACCTCCGCAAGCTTGGCGTGTCGATGCGATTTAGTACGGTTCATTTTCTTTGTGGCAGTTTGATGCAGTTACTTGTTACTGTCCCtcgtcccttttttttgctgctcgccTACCCTGGTCCAGAGTTATTTGTCCAACGAGTGAGTCGTTTACCAGGGTTGCACTTAACGTAGCGCGTAAAGGTCGGGACGAGATTTCGTACCTCATTATCTGTTTGTATTATGGGCTACGCATAAGAAAAAGGGAAGTCGAATGGGAGACATTTCATTTTGAACCtcgtttatatttttaatgtcAAGTTCGTTacgaaaaaggagaaaaagtgAAGTCACATTCTTGGAGATGCTCCTAGGAAACGGCACCGACAATGTCGTTAGGACGATTTATATTTATCTCAATATAACAAGCAGCGTTTTCAGTCCCCAATTCCAACTGCATCTTGGTGCGATGGTGGCAAAAAGCTTCGAAACAATACAAACGCCCTCCCCGGCACTGTTAATGATACCATTAGCAAGAACACCTGCCACACCTTGCCGACCATTCATCTTTGATCTGAAGTTATTTCTGGAACCGTTCCATTGCATCCGTTCCGTATTCGTTCTTCGTCCACAGGTGTGCTGCCGCTAGCCAAGTGGTGCGAAGCGCtggagagcgccaccagcctCGGTTTGCCGTGGCGAATGCTGAAGGATAAGCTTGCACCCGCCGATAATCCCACTGCCAGTACGGTCGCAACGGTGACGGAAGTCAGCTACCGGAAGACGCTGCATCTACTCGACACGGACTCATTCGTAagtatagcaaaaaaaaagaaaagaaaatggatTACAAATACCCGGGGATATAGCTACTAGGTCAATGGTTTAGAGATGTGACTTGAGGCTAGTAAACGTGGAAGAATGTATCTCACTGCGTGATGCGGTAGATTGACGTGCTGCGGTGAAAGGTGGTGGTTAATTTTGTAACATTTCAAACGATGATGTTGCGCTTTTGTGGACATCCGagatagggagagagagagagaaaagagaaaagggTTGTTTGTTTCCCGCGAGATCCGGGCTGGGGCTCAAATTTGTAAGTCAAACCCGAGCGCCGTTTGATGCCAGCTGGTACCCGGGTCTTCGCCGGTTCCGTCAATCATCGTTACTGCTGCAATGGGGCTGTTGACGTTAATGGCGGTATCATTTCGGTTAACCGAGATCGGGTTATCGCGCCGGCATGAAAACAGGCCGGCTTTTGAAGTGGGTATTGATGTAGAAAGGAATGGGATGAGTCGTCGGATAGCCCCATTTGGCAGTTGGCGTTAGATCGCTGTGGATAGATTAGGATTTTTGTATAAATGATATCTTTAAAATGGTTTGCCGGATTCAAACTTTATGGGAGttctgttaaaaaaaacaaaagtattcattttgtttatgattttttaaaggaTACTTGAAACGATTTAGTTATTAAAAACTTGTTTTGATAAgttaaatgaaaacagaatTATTTTCATTCTCAAGATTAAGAACCGATTTAAATCTTTCGAATGCCATTTCAAAATATCTGATATATTTTTGGTATTTATTGTTGGGTTTAGTATCTGCCTCGCGGAATAATTTTTACAATTAAGTATAATTAAACTCTAAAATCAGCATTAGGTTTGCCCTTGATGGTTGAGAATTTCTTTGGTTTTATGTATACTGAAACCTGCGATATATTAAGAACGGTTTTTTCTAATTCAGAGTACCCAGACACACGCGTACGTTTCCGTAACATTGTCTGCCAAATTTCTAACACCAATTTGAATAGTTTAAAAGAATAACTCAATCCATAGATTAcctataaaattatttaaaaaaaagcaaagagacAGGAAATAAAATGGAGCAATAAATGAAGTTTCCAGTGAAATCTTCAACAGACATCGAATGACATAATAATTGACGGTTTTGTTGTGGATCTCCTAACAATGCGTGCGTAATTGTATCATTATTTGTACATTTTACGAGCAGCAGAAGCGATCATATCGGTTTTATCTCTCCCCTCGCAAAGGACATAAAAAGTCCTATGTCTATATTGGTATAATCATCCGATAGCTTTCCAGGAATAGACGACTTGGACAGAAGAGGGATGGGTATGACTAGCTTTATTACAAATGCCCCCCTCCAAGAATGTAGACAGCGTAGAGTATCATTCCCTCGGTTGACTATACCATCTGCCGGTGTACTACATTCGTGTCAGTGCGTCATGTCACTCGCACACGACACAAAACAAGTCGATCGGTACCGTACCACAAGCTATTGGGGTGCCATTTGCAAATGACACTGTACCGCCTCGGGTGCGATTGCTTACACAACTACCCTCCCTCCCTTTAGACAAACAAACGATACACCAAAACAATTTGTTAGCGTTCCGACGTGTAATTTCATCTTTCCTTTCTTCATTTCCGGGTGCGTGTTTGCTCGCTGGGCCATCAGAAATCGGCCCAAAACGGTACCACCTCCGTGGCGGAATCGCTGTACAAAAACAAGAGCAGCCTGGAAGCGATCTTCCGCATACTGGACAAGGACAACTCGGGCCAGATCTCGCTGGAGGAGTTCGGCGAGGCGTGCGAGCTGCTGCGGCGCCACTTCCCACACAACACGCACGAGCAGCTGCTCGACATGTGCCGCATGATGGACATCAACAAGGACGGGCTGGTCGATCTGAACGAGTTCCTGGAAACGTTCCGGCTGTGCGAGAACGCCAAGGAGCAGCTGCTGATGAGCCTCGAGGAGCGCGCGATAGCGGAGAACAACGGGAACGGGTCGGGCAGCGCGCTGGACACCATTGACCTGCAGCCGTCGGGCCCGGCGGCGTCGGCGGACCGGAAGAAGGACGGCCTGCCAGACAGGAACGGGAACTGTGCGGCAAAGACTGCCAGCGAGGACTGCCAGGCCAAGACGGATGGGCGCCGGCGGAGCAAGAAGCGTGCGAGCGGCAAGCGGGCCAACAGCGGGCCGGAGAACGGGGCGCCGGAAGCGGACGAGGACACGGACGACTACGAAGACTACGAGGCAAACGAGCCGGAGGAGGGCGAGAGCAGGGAGAAGAGCGCCGGCCCAGTGAACGGTACAGTTATAAGCTCATCCAACACTGCCGCTGTCGCTAATAGCACCGCCAACGGTGACACTCACAAGGACACCATCGTCGCCTAAACGGGGCACGGGCTTATGAGTGTTTCTtttcctatctctctctttctctgtgtgtgtgtggatgtgttcgtatgtgtgtgtgcgtgtttgcgtgTATGTGATTCCGATCTCCAAAGTACCTCCTCCAagtttgttgctgtgtttctATCGCTCCCTCTACCTTCCCATCTCACTGTACACTGTTTGTATCCGGCGTTTAGTACCGTGACTCCAAGTGCGGTGGAACTTGGAAAACAAGTTCCAGGATTCAGAAGGATTTGATCAGTGGAATAGAGCGTTACCTGagtgaaggagagagagagaggaagagggaAGTGGATGTGAGGTAGAAGAGGTAAAAGGTTTCCCGCACATTCTTCCGGCCCTCGTACGGTTGCCCATCGTTGCACACTTTACAGTTTACAGGCAGCGTGTTTGACCCAGTGGTACTACAACAAGATGAAGCTGTCAAGGAGTTTTGCAGCAATAGTGCTGGCTTTGGTTTTGACACATGGCTTCTCATTAAGCTCACCTGTTGGCTTATGGGTTAGCAGCGGTACCGGATCAGGTAGGAGCACACAGAGCTTTAACACAACAATGTACAAGATTGTAAAAGGGACAGCTACAACTACATCTCAACATCTCGTTGAGTGGTGGATTACAGTAGGTACGTTCAAGCTTTTTATAGTCCTATCCTTGCTTCATGTTACCTTCATGCTGATTGCACTTTTAGTGTTACGTTACCGTTTACTTTTACGACAATCGTACTACAAGTTTTATTGATTGTCTGGTGTAAAACAGTAATGTTCAATCATTGAATCGTTGTAGATCTAAATTGGCTTCTCGCACTTCATCTACAAAATGTCTATTCCTTCTCAGCAAGTTGGCAATTCGCTCTTTGAAACGTGGTTAATATCCTCATCAATGGTCTGATGAATTGATGCACTTTTTTCATAAATCTAGGAGTAAGGAATTACTTTCACGAATACTTTTGGCTGTAAATTCAATATAATCAGTAAGGTACTTCTTTGTTGAATGGCAAGAATTTGCCTAGAAGTAGGTAAAACTTTTCCCGTCAATCAAATACTTAAGCTGACTTATAAAGAAATACGTCACTCAGACAGCTTTTTCAGTACAAACAACTTTTGTAGTATGAGGAAGAATCCTTCTCACTGTCAAGTATATGCAAACGAAAACTTGTAAcgttaaattaaattcaacgtCCTGCAAGTAAGTTCTTCCATCATGAATGAACGGCCCTGGCCCGCACAGCCGGTAACGAAAGACAGACTTGATGTATTTGATTTCCTCAAAACTTCCTCAACACGATAGGAGCAGTATTGAATTTCTCTAAGCATGTAATTCAAACTTGTATGCACAGAAATGTATTCCATTTTGTAGAGTGTGTTCAGTGGCCAGCTGTGTGTGAGTCTGATTTTTGCCGTTACTGGCGATCACTGCCACCACACATGTCTTGTTAGTGAAAAGACTCCTACCTTCGACGCTGAAGTGGAACGAAGCGTCAATCACTGTCAGTGGCGTTGCAGGAAGGATTTCAGAAAAAAATTCTTTTTGCCAAGTGTATTGATGcttgaaatgtttaacataTTCACAGCCgcaattttatttgaaacgtTATGTGGCAGTGTAATGTCCAGCCGGAGCTTTAAGAGTGAGGTGTTCATATTACTAGACGAGTGTAAAACACAAGTTGAAGTATGGATTGATATTGTTCTACTTTATGGCCTCTAATCAAATAATGcattgaaatgaatgaaaaggcATAAGGAATTTAAGAAACGAGCTCTGGACACGATGTTGTGTTGGGTAAAACGAACCAAGCAACTAGCAATACGAAGCAAAAATGCTCACCTGAGGCATGGAAATAGCACCCAATCTAGCACTTTCTGACAACATCCATTACGGCTGGAGTAATTAACCTGGAGTAGCaagtgtgtgttggtgtgtatgCTTTGTGATGCCCCATCACTCAACACGTGTGTGCCATGCTGCCAACATCACCAAGGGGAACGGAAAGCGAATAATTGCGATCAGCCAGGGAGTGGAAAGACAAAGACCCACTTAACtcattcacaaacacacacaccgtcacaCGTTTTCGGAAGCAGGGAGCATGCTCaagtttttgcttcatttccgGCCGTAATCAACTGGATAAATGGCATTTTTTCCTGTTCCAAACCCATGATGTGGGTGCCGGGTGCGTTTGCCGGCGTGGGCGAAAGCGTTATTCATCGCAGCGCCGCGTGGTACATTTTGTAGACCGAGTCGGTCAAGTTTTCCAGCATGTGTACTTGGTGGTTGCTTGGTGCTGTGTAATGGCACTGGTACGCATGCACCAATGCGAGAGAAGCGTTTGCTGATTAGCAGTTGATAGACAGGTGACCATAAAAGCATTACTCCAACGTCGTTAGCCGTTGCAAAACAGGAAAAGCGCTAAATGACTTCAATTAACGCTGGATTGTAAGTAAAGGTACATGCATTAGTTGTGTAGTATGGTGTCATTTGTTCTCACTTTTCTTATTGTATTTGGTTACCATTATAGCTCGATGTCACAGAACGTTTCATTAACGTTTCGTGTTTGATTGCCGgactttttgcgtattttcatttcatccaTTCAGCTTCATCCTCAATATCaaatcttcttttcttcttctcgctCAAAACAGAATTGAACGGCCACTTTCTTGCTTTCTCCTCCATCCCAACCAGTCACAATACTTAATGTGTGCACTTTAGTAGCGTCTCTTTCTGCAGACTACACCGCTGTTCTTCTTAATGTCATTAACGTCAATAATGTGTCACTTTACTTGGCTGCGTGTATGCGAATGGGCCACTCTCGcttgccatcatcatcatcatcctcctccAAGTCGCCGgcagcaacacaacaacaatgcCGCCGAGCGTTGAGAAGAAAGCAGTGAACGCCGAAGCTCCTGCTTGCCTCCGGGCGGCAAGGGCCACGTACCGTCTCGGCATCGGTTTGATTCTTATACTTTATTATTTCTCATCCATTTTTACTGGCTCGATTCTGGTCGCTCAGATCGTTGGCTGTTTAAATGGCACtgagtgtgtgaaagtgtgtgcgtgtgataaATGTTCATACAGCCATTAGATAAAGATTTTATGATGGAGAGTAAAAGCAGAAGCATTGTCATTACGTTGCCTTGGCTTGTCGAACAGTGTGGCATTGTTGGGCTGGTGCTGAAAGGTTAAAATAATGTCTCTGAATTTCGGTGTGCATTATTCGCGCTTCAAGTTTAATTCGATTAGAGCGCATTTATGGAGGTGAGCTTTTGCGTTGGAAGAGTGGGGTGACATTATCATTGCCTTTGACAATGGTTAGAAGCCATTGAGtgcatttgattttaattaaattcaaagGATGAATTCGTTTGAACGTGGAGAGGACATGTTTCCAAGAAGAGGAACATACAATATGGAGTGTTCTGTGCTGCTGTTAACATAATTAATTTGGGAGCTTCTTTTCAAGCATAATTTTGAGATTAATAGCAAACGTTAATTATTAAAGTAACGtctttcaaaatataaaattatataaaccaaaaaaaaaaaaaaaaaaatatatatatatatatatatatatatatatatatatatatatatatatatatatatatatatatatatatatatatatatatatatatatatatatatatatatatatatttatttatttatatatatatattatttttcaaattgatTTACAATTTATTTCGAAAATCTTCGGAAAGCTTTCCGTTGAGCTTTTTTTGCTATGAAGCACCAGGCTTCTCCATCGAGCGCACCAAAAAGGGGCTTaatatttttatcgcttcaaAAGCATCTaaaaggtcacacacaattcAACCATGCCCAATTCCCCGGATGGATgttaaaaaacatttcaacgAAATCGAAATATTGTTCCCTGCACGATCCAATTTTCCTAGGAACGATAAAACCGAAACCAACCCGACCTGGTTGCCCCGTTTTTTCAAGCACCAGAGTAGTAGATCCACTTGTCTTAAGTGTCGTAAAATGCTGCTGGTATTATTTTCGAAGCACTTTCCTTCCTTCACACACGATATTGTAAACTTTTTGTTCCTGGTACAATGGCGCAACATTCTATTTGAGCGCGGTTCAgattattttttggtttttgaaaTTCAGTAATACCCTTCTGCCCCTCCTGCTTTTCGTAATCAGAAAGCTGATTACGGTGTGAAAGTTTCCGTTTTGGCTAACGTGTACTACCTGCGTTTTCTCTTAGCCGGCGGGCTAAGATCAAAGCTCACACAATCACACCAGCGTGCCAAATGTGATTTGTACGGTACGGCACGTGCCGAGCGCGCGTTGGTGCAGATGGCAAAACTTTGCCTCCAAATGGTTGTGGTTTTTTGATTTTCCCTTTTATCTGACTTTTTGGAAAAAGGCAAGAATGCGGCCCGTTCCCGGAGGCAAGGGCACGACACATTCCAAAAACCAGTGCAGACAAAGCAGGAAGTATAGCAGCTGTTGTGAGCTAAAAACGGACGAAAAAAGAACGTAGAAAAGGAAAAGTGAAGAAATAATTTGGTTGGAAGgtttggtttcctttttttccttttttttctttaacgCCAAAGATTGTGAAAGTGGTGTGAATtgtccacacacatacacacaggcaaAGGCAAAGAAGTGACACCAAGTGAATGTAAAGTATGCAAACAGCGGTgcgggaaaataaaattattctcATCCGTTTGGCAGGTTGAATATTGAATCGGAGGTGATTTTTGCTCCCTTTCTTCACACAGTTTCACATCGCTGGCTCACTTTCTTTGAAATGAGAAATGAGAAGCACCATCCATTCCCATTACAGTTCATTACTGCTTAACATagcaaaggtttttttttttaatttaaattaactgACTCGTGAACGTGAAAATTAGATGGCAGTTTCATTTCATGGTGACCTTGAATGAGGAGGAacattttggtgcattttgtttcctttctatCTGACTTCTTTCCGCTATAAATACTCTCGATGATTGCTTTCGTAACAAgttgagctactttttgtgtgtgtttttgcttgtaAATGGGAGTCTACGCTACTACAAAACGACAGACGAGATCGGATGGAAACttgaaagggaaagaaaaacacgcaATACGCGAGAAACGCAAtgatacattttccaaagtttTAAATCTGTTTGTGTCGTTTTCCGGGCGGCAAGGGACTGCTTTCAAGCAGTGTAGGAAGTGTGAGAAAGTCAGTATGAGCTCAGGCtgtgcaaaataaacaaaaaatcatatcctattttgaattgaaattgggAAAGTGAAACAGATTATGGTTACTGTTTTGGGGTGGGTGCGATAAAAACCCTCCCTCGCCGGAGACGGAAACTATTTGTTATCATTAACAAAAGCGCGTTGCCCGAAGAGAAGGGATACGCCGTGCTATAAATATTTCTCACGATAAGCTTGTCTcagttttttgttagttttttttctgtacttCATTCTCTGCAACGTGAGAAATGgagattatttttttctttaactttCGCACAGCTTTTCTTTAAACGTTTCAAAAGCTCGAAAATACAGCTCAAGTCATACTGGACAGCATCCGCTTGCGCTATAATCCTTTTTGCCATGTGTGCAAGTAAGCTTGGCTGCATTTCTACACGATCTGCTTCACATTTCTACGCTCAGTGCACATTCCGCTTGCATTTCAGCGGGCTAAGCAACCCTTCTCAAGCGTGTTTAAGATGCACTGCACCGTGAATGGAAGGCATTTCACTATCGGTAAGCTTCTTACATACCCAacggtttccttttttttcgaacTAAAGTTCGTTTCCTTTCGCACTGGTGTTAACTAAGGTGCTAAGAAAGTCCACACCCACACCATATCGCTCATTCGCTCGAGAGTGAGTTGCAGTTGAGTTCGTGTGATTcttttcaacacacacaccttcagATTTTAAACTGTGTGAAATTGTGCATAAAATGTgtagttttatttctttaatttccTACTTCtgtctccctttttttttg
This genomic interval from Anopheles merus strain MAF chromosome 3L, AmerM5.1, whole genome shotgun sequence contains the following:
- the LOC121599617 gene encoding serine/threonine-protein phosphatase rdgC-like isoform X1, which codes for MLRNCGCFQRARRSSSFEDSSSCRSSEIERGGEMTPHSGSLLKLFTSKGWCRQWRKSGRGMSMTKIERTMKAAILIQRWYRRFLARIEIRRRYTWTIFQSIEYAGEQDQVRLYNFFNALLTHIPETAGRPLDSQNTSRSSSAEALNMKFSDESDDLADEGITGPERGYQGPDIKFPLDKKELEVIIDLFRKKKNRLHAKYVAGILREATSKLKRLPNLNQASTAISKQVTICGDLHGKLDDLLVVFHKNGLPSPENPYVFNGDFVDRGKKGLEVLLLLLCTFLVFPGGVFLNRGNHEDTVMNARYGFIREVHQKYKHNAERLLKLIDEVYRWLPLGTIVNNRVLVVHGGISDSTDLDLIRSLDRGKYISLLRPPITESTAPGAEIIDKVEWKQVFDILWSDPQHTEGCRPNSLRGAGTYFGPDVTSKFLQRYKLQYLVRSHECKPDGHEIMHGGKVITIFSASNYYEIGSNKGAYLKLDPQLDTHFVMYTAAASKTRKLTFRQRVGLVESSALRELAAKLRERRIELEREFKSRDPENKGVLPLAKWCEALESATSLGLPWRMLKDKLAPADNPTASTVATVTEVSYRKTLHLLDTDSFKSAQNGTTSVAESLYKNKSSLEAIFRILDKDNSGQISLEEFGEACELLRRHFPHNTHEQLLDMCRMMDINKDGLVDLNEFLETFRLCENAKEQLLMSLEERAIAENNGNGSGSALDTIDLQPSGPAASADRKKDGLPDRNGNCAAKTASEDCQAKTDGRRRSKKRASGKRANSGPENGAPEADEDTDDYEDYEANEPEEGESREKSAGPVNGTVISSSNTAAVANSTANGDTHKDTIVA
- the LOC121599617 gene encoding serine/threonine-protein phosphatase rdgC-like isoform X2, with amino-acid sequence MLRNCGCFQRARRSSSFEDSSSCRSSEIERGGEMTPHSGSLLKLFTSKGWCRQWRKSGRGMSMTKIERTMKAAILIQRWYRRFLARIEIRRRYTWTIFQSIEYAGEQDQVRLYNFFNALLTHIPETAGRPLDSQNTSRSSSAADEGITGPERGYQGPDIKFPLDKKELEVIIDLFRKKKNRLHAKYVAGILREATSKLKRLPNLNQASTAISKQVTICGDLHGKLDDLLVVFHKNGLPSPENPYVFNGDFVDRGKKGLEVLLLLLCTFLVFPGGVFLNRGNHEDTVMNARYGFIREVHQKYKHNAERLLKLIDEVYRWLPLGTIVNNRVLVVHGGISDSTDLDLIRSLDRGKYISLLRPPITESTAPGAEIIDKVEWKQVFDILWSDPQHTEGCRPNSLRGAGTYFGPDVTSKFLQRYKLQYLVRSHECKPDGHEIMHGGKVITIFSASNYYEIGSNKGAYLKLDPQLDTHFVMYTAAASKTRKLTFRQRVGLVESSALRELAAKLRERRIELEREFKSRDPENKGVLPLAKWCEALESATSLGLPWRMLKDKLAPADNPTASTVATVTEVSYRKTLHLLDTDSFKSAQNGTTSVAESLYKNKSSLEAIFRILDKDNSGQISLEEFGEACELLRRHFPHNTHEQLLDMCRMMDINKDGLVDLNEFLETFRLCENAKEQLLMSLEERAIAENNGNGSGSALDTIDLQPSGPAASADRKKDGLPDRNGNCAAKTASEDCQAKTDGRRRSKKRASGKRANSGPENGAPEADEDTDDYEDYEANEPEEGESREKSAGPVNGTVISSSNTAAVANSTANGDTHKDTIVA